The Candidatus Hydrogenedentota bacterium DNA window CGCGGATATCCGGCCGCTCCGGCACCCGCGTCTGGATGCCCTGCGCGATTTCGAGCACCACGTCCGCCATCGCCTTGCCGAAGCCGTCGATACCGCGCCGCTGCTCGTTCGTATTCGGCGACATGTCGCCCGCGGCCCCCTGCATGAAGAAGCAATGCGCCGGCATTCGCCCTTCGACCGACATCTGCATATGCCCCGGCCACTCGGACGTGAAGCGCAGGTCCTTCTCGTCGTGTATCGTCGCGTGCGCCGCAAAATTCACCATCAAGGCGATAGGCTGCCCCTGCAAGTCGTCAAAACGCACGACCGCCAATTCCGGGTCTCGTGGTTTCGGCTGCTTTTTCGTGTGCCGGTTCCGGTTCAGGTCCGTCTCCCGCGAGCCCCAGCCCATGCGCGCGTCCACCGTGCCGGCCGCCGCCTCGTTGATTGCATCGATAATCTTTCCCGGAAGCGCTTTCGCATACGCCACGGCGTAGTCGAACTTGTCCTGGCCGCGCCCCGGTTCATCCAGCAGTTCGATCACAGGACCGTGGTGCGTGTGGGACCCGGAGATCAACACCCAGTTTACGCCCGATGCGGATTTCACCGCCGCGCGGATTTCACGCATCATCGCGTCCGTGGGTCCCCGGCCCAAGTCAAGCCCCACCAGCGCGAGCTTGTCGGCGCCCACATCAATAACCACTGCCTTCGCGTAGAGCCGGTCCAGCACCCCTTCCGACAGCGCGTCGCGCCGCGCCGCATAGCCCCACATCGGCATGGGCTCCTCGGGCGTGATGTCTCGCTCGGCATATCCCACGCGAAACGTGGCAAAAGCGGGCAACGCAAGGACAAAGACGAGCAGTGACAACAGCCAGATTCGCTTCATGACAGAGCCTTTCGGATTCTCGGGCAAAACACTCCCGCACCTGATTGGACCGGCCTCAAATCCCTCCCGGTTTCGTGCCTGAGGGCTTGCCATATGTGACCCGCCGATGAGCA harbors:
- a CDS encoding neutral/alkaline non-lysosomal ceramidase N-terminal domain-containing protein — translated: MKRIWLLSLLVFVLALPAFATFRVGYAERDITPEEPMPMWGYAARRDALSEGVLDRLYAKAVVIDVGADKLALVGLDLGRGPTDAMMREIRAAVKSASGVNWVLISGSHTHHGPVIELLDEPGRGQDKFDYAVAYAKALPGKIIDAINEAAAGTVDARMGWGSRETDLNRNRHTKKQPKPRDPELAVVRFDDLQGQPIALMVNFAAHATIHDEKDLRFTSEWPGHMQMSVEGRMPAHCFFMQGAAGDMSPNTNEQRRGIDGFGKAMADVVLEIAQGIQTRVPERPDIRGMEEQFAFPMRIQIDTPVVRGAFKMAFFPELVEAMMAEFAGNMIRPSVTTMLLNHELALVSGSGEFFCQHANRLKRESKAPETLWIGYCNGHHMYFPTREAIEEGGYGADPVVSWVPPGCGEDLITKALANIETLMAP